Proteins encoded by one window of Alphaproteobacteria bacterium SS10:
- a CDS encoding ABC transporter permease: MDFYLLQGLTGLASAASLFLVAAGLTIIFGVARVVNFAHGSFFMLGAYIGVSLMQWLMASPLGPGLGFWLALPIAAIAVGAIGVIFEVAVLRRLYRGDELLPLLASFALVLMLQDVTRLTWGPEEVLGPRAPLLDGSIRMLGGRLPTYDIFLIVLAPLVLGALWLLFHRTRFGVLVRAATDDREMLAALGTDQKLLFTLVFFLGAALAGLGGALQLPRGTANLEMDLAIIAEVFVVVVIGGMGSITGAFLAALLVGLVQAYGLLFIPEATLVLIFLIMAVVLAVRPNGLLGRPLDHGATAHHRGIGWQVDPIPKPLLGVLALLLLAAPLYASDYLVSVIAEFWVLALFASSLYLIMGTGGLVSFGHAALFGTGAYTLAFISVWTGGAVHAWWSGLLLAVVSSAAMGMIIGAIATRRQGVYLAMLTLAAAQILWSLATQWLEVTGGDNGILGLWLPDALRHPAGTYWFMAAISLVGLLLIRRVDRSGLGLSLRAIADAPQRAAMSGLKAWPRHVLIFAIAGAFAGLAGALHALLKGSVFPNDLGIPLSVDALAMLLLGGIGTVTGPIIGAALFFGIKVGFQIIDFWRFILGALIILTCVAAPGGVAAALTGLRQKLRGGSGHA; this comes from the coding sequence ATGGATTTCTACCTCCTACAGGGCCTGACCGGTTTAGCCAGCGCTGCCTCACTGTTTTTGGTGGCGGCCGGGCTGACGATCATCTTCGGCGTCGCTCGGGTCGTTAACTTCGCCCATGGCTCATTCTTCATGCTGGGTGCCTATATCGGCGTAAGCTTGATGCAGTGGCTCATGGCCTCACCTCTGGGGCCCGGCTTGGGGTTCTGGTTGGCCCTACCGATTGCCGCCATCGCCGTCGGTGCAATTGGTGTCATCTTTGAAGTTGCGGTCCTACGCCGCCTTTATCGTGGTGATGAGCTGCTGCCGCTCCTTGCCAGCTTTGCCCTCGTCCTCATGTTGCAGGACGTGACCCGCCTTACCTGGGGACCGGAGGAGGTTTTAGGCCCGCGTGCCCCGCTGTTGGATGGCAGCATTCGGATGTTGGGGGGCCGCTTGCCGACCTATGACATCTTTTTGATCGTCCTGGCGCCGCTGGTGCTAGGTGCCCTCTGGTTACTTTTCCATCGAACACGGTTCGGGGTTTTGGTGCGGGCCGCCACCGATGATCGCGAGATGTTGGCTGCCCTCGGCACCGATCAGAAACTGCTCTTCACCCTGGTTTTCTTCCTCGGCGCGGCATTGGCCGGCCTAGGCGGCGCCCTTCAACTGCCGCGCGGTACCGCCAATCTTGAGATGGATTTGGCGATCATCGCCGAGGTTTTTGTTGTGGTGGTGATCGGTGGCATGGGCTCCATCACCGGGGCATTTCTCGCGGCCTTACTGGTTGGATTGGTGCAGGCTTATGGCCTGCTCTTTATCCCTGAGGCCACGCTGGTCCTGATTTTCCTGATCATGGCGGTGGTGCTTGCCGTCAGGCCCAATGGCTTGTTGGGACGGCCATTGGACCATGGCGCTACCGCCCACCATCGCGGCATCGGCTGGCAGGTAGACCCAATCCCAAAACCGCTGCTTGGTGTCCTAGCTCTCTTACTGCTGGCTGCACCGCTCTACGCCTCAGATTACCTAGTATCCGTAATCGCTGAATTTTGGGTACTCGCCCTGTTCGCCAGCAGCCTGTACCTGATCATGGGAACCGGTGGCCTCGTCTCCTTCGGCCATGCCGCACTGTTTGGCACCGGCGCCTACACACTCGCCTTTATCAGCGTTTGGACGGGCGGTGCCGTCCATGCCTGGTGGTCCGGCCTCTTGTTGGCAGTGGTCAGCAGCGCCGCCATGGGCATGATCATCGGCGCTATCGCCACCCGACGACAGGGGGTTTACCTCGCCATGCTGACCCTGGCAGCGGCACAGATCCTCTGGTCCCTTGCCACCCAATGGCTAGAGGTGACGGGTGGCGACAACGGCATTCTGGGCCTATGGCTGCCAGATGCTCTCCGACACCCGGCCGGCACATATTGGTTCATGGCGGCCATTAGCCTTGTCGGCCTATTGCTGATCCGACGGGTGGATCGAAGCGGTTTAGGCTTGAGCCTTCGCGCCATCGCAGACGCCCCGCAGCGGGCAGCGATGAGTGGGCTAAAGGCCTGGCCGCGTCATGTCTTGATCTTTGCCATCGCCGGCGCCTTTGCCGGGCTGGCGGGTGCACTGCACGCCCTTTTGAAAGGGTCCGTGTTTCCCAATGATCTCGGCATTCCGCTTTCGGTCGATGCACTGGCCATGCTGCTATTGGGCGGTATCGGCACGGTGACCGGACCAATCATTGGGGCCGCCCTATTCTTTGGCATTAAGGTCGGCTTCCAAATCATCGATTTCTGGCGCTTCATCTTAGGGGCGCTGATCATCCTGACCTGTGTTGCGGCACCTGGTGGTGTCGCCGCCGCCTTAACCGGCCTAAGGCAGAAGTTAAGGGGGGGCAGCGGCCATGCCTGA